A genomic window from Brevibacillus agri includes:
- a CDS encoding HD-GYP domain-containing protein, whose product MQKLLTTMLHSNRAATNHMVETIHSLVSCVNARDPYTYQHSVNVGFYAWVIANQLQLDEEECANVYIGALLHDIRIIGTPDSILRKNGSLTPEELAIMKKHPEIGYAIVKRIAPLQQRGIAKTVLYHRERLDGKGYPHGLFAAEIPLGAKIVSVAEAFNAMTSARLYRPVLDYGKAVDQLLDGKGSQFDPTVVDVFLEAMASRREKARL is encoded by the coding sequence TTGCAAAAACTGTTAACGACGATGCTGCATAGTAACCGTGCGGCTACGAATCACATGGTCGAAACGATCCACTCGCTCGTTTCATGCGTGAACGCCCGTGATCCTTATACGTATCAGCATTCGGTCAACGTTGGCTTTTACGCCTGGGTAATCGCCAACCAACTTCAGCTCGACGAGGAAGAATGTGCCAATGTGTATATCGGCGCCTTGCTGCACGACATCAGGATCATTGGCACACCGGATTCGATCCTGAGGAAAAACGGGTCGCTCACACCGGAAGAATTGGCTATCATGAAAAAGCATCCAGAGATCGGCTACGCGATTGTAAAACGGATTGCTCCCTTGCAACAGCGAGGAATTGCCAAGACGGTGCTGTACCATCGCGAACGGCTGGATGGCAAAGGCTATCCGCACGGCCTTTTCGCTGCCGAGATTCCGCTGGGCGCAAAAATTGTCTCTGTCGCCGAGGCTTTCAACGCGATGACGTCAGCGCGGCTTTACCGCCCTGTTTTGGACTACGGGAAGGCTGTCGACCAGTTGCTGGACGGAAAAGGCAGCCAGTTTGACCCGACCGTCGTCGACGTGTTCCTGGAGGCGATGGCCAGCCGCAGAGAAAAAGCGCGACTGTAA
- a CDS encoding universal stress protein codes for MSRILVPVDFSAQSIQAVRFALAYAKDKHELTLLHAIPPFPSRNVVRKLGQKSVEDFQLDEAREDLKKFLTIVEEAGVTYELEIEFGEPHEVIAKHATKGEYAAIVMGTHGYGRITGFLLQSVSYPTIHDAQLPVFLISEETDASRFPWQKVLIAVDGSEQAKNAAQKAIALSQDIPGVSYLLLSVVTPPVAYAGVYGVGWEDTATLENWGKETVRTCEEVLEAAQIPYESKVVIGDPATVIRQTAEEEQAGLIVLGHHGLGGIAGTLLGSVTFKTIHRTKTPLLIVKS; via the coding sequence ATGTCCCGTATTCTAGTACCAGTAGATTTCTCTGCACAGTCTATTCAGGCGGTTCGCTTTGCTCTTGCGTACGCCAAAGATAAGCATGAACTGACTCTGCTTCATGCCATCCCTCCGTTTCCATCGCGCAACGTCGTCCGCAAGCTCGGGCAAAAAAGCGTGGAAGATTTCCAATTGGATGAAGCGAGAGAAGACTTGAAAAAGTTCCTCACGATTGTCGAAGAGGCAGGAGTCACTTACGAATTGGAAATCGAGTTCGGCGAGCCGCATGAAGTGATCGCCAAGCACGCGACAAAAGGCGAGTACGCCGCAATCGTCATGGGGACGCACGGATACGGCCGGATCACCGGATTCCTGCTGCAAAGCGTCAGCTACCCGACGATTCACGACGCCCAGCTTCCTGTCTTCCTCATTTCCGAGGAGACCGATGCCAGCCGCTTCCCTTGGCAAAAAGTGCTGATCGCCGTCGACGGCTCGGAGCAGGCGAAAAACGCAGCGCAAAAAGCGATTGCCTTGAGCCAGGACATTCCGGGCGTTTCCTACCTGCTGCTCAGTGTCGTGACGCCTCCTGTCGCTTATGCCGGAGTGTACGGCGTAGGCTGGGAAGACACAGCGACGCTGGAAAACTGGGGAAAAGAAACCGTGCGCACTTGCGAAGAAGTGCTGGAAGCGGCGCAAATTCCTTACGAGAGCAAGGTAGTGATTGGCGATCCGGCGACAGTGATTCGCCAGACCGCCGAAGAGGAGCAAGCAGGTCTGATCGTGCTCGGTCACCACGGGCTTGGCGGCATCGCGGGCACTCTTCTCGGCAGCGTGACCTTCAAAACGATTCATCGCACCAAAACGCCGCTGTTGATCGTCAAATCATAG
- a CDS encoding HD-GYP domain-containing protein, with product MKYVSVDQVEPGDVLARSIYTSEGLTLLQTGVQLTVGMINKLRRFGVTMLSIKDPFFDEVKEQEVVTETTRKDAIRNLSGAISCVQSGKEFDVRGIQKSVGNIVEETLRNRKVLLNLGEIRTKDNALYIHSLNVCMMATVMGVGLGYNTTQLKELAIGALLHDIGKLSVDKEAPAYKKNSRTNHHTWIGFEILRKKHEMSIVSAHVPLQHHEWVDGTGVPRGLSGDEIHEFAKIVAICNYYDNLISPLSEEEETLPPYEACERIMGLAEKRFDHKMVIHFLRSIALYPIGTSFKLSTGEVGVVIDQNRGLPARPVVRVIRREQQANRRMAEDHEICDIDLGAEPTIFITGVLE from the coding sequence ATGAAATATGTGAGCGTAGATCAAGTTGAGCCTGGGGATGTGCTGGCTCGCAGCATTTATACGAGCGAGGGCTTGACGCTGTTGCAGACGGGTGTGCAACTGACCGTCGGAATGATAAACAAGCTGCGGCGCTTTGGGGTGACGATGCTCAGTATCAAGGACCCTTTTTTCGACGAGGTGAAGGAACAGGAGGTAGTCACAGAGACGACGCGAAAAGATGCCATTCGCAATCTGTCAGGCGCGATTTCGTGTGTCCAGTCCGGCAAGGAGTTCGACGTGCGCGGCATTCAAAAGTCTGTCGGCAACATTGTCGAAGAGACGCTGCGCAATCGCAAGGTGCTGTTAAATCTCGGGGAAATTCGCACCAAGGACAACGCCCTGTACATCCATTCGCTCAACGTCTGCATGATGGCGACCGTGATGGGCGTCGGGCTTGGCTACAACACCACGCAACTGAAAGAGCTGGCAATCGGCGCGCTTTTGCATGACATCGGCAAGCTGTCGGTGGACAAGGAAGCGCCAGCCTACAAGAAAAACAGCAGGACCAATCATCATACCTGGATAGGGTTTGAAATATTGCGAAAAAAACACGAGATGAGCATCGTGTCTGCGCACGTGCCGCTCCAGCACCATGAATGGGTCGACGGAACCGGAGTCCCCCGCGGACTAAGCGGCGACGAGATTCACGAGTTCGCCAAAATCGTCGCGATCTGCAACTACTACGACAATCTGATCTCGCCGCTTTCCGAGGAAGAGGAGACGCTGCCTCCCTACGAGGCGTGCGAGCGAATCATGGGCCTTGCGGAAAAGCGCTTCGACCACAAAATGGTCATCCACTTCCTGCGCTCGATCGCGCTGTACCCGATCGGCACGTCGTTCAAGCTGAGCACAGGCGAAGTCGGCGTCGTGATCGACCAAAACCGCGGCCTGCCAGCCCGTCCGGTCGTGCGGGTCATCAGGCGGGAGCAGCAGGCGAATCGGCGGATGGCAGAAGATCACGAGATTTGCGATATTGATCTCGGCGCAGAGCCCACCATTTTTATTACAGGAGTACTAGAATAG